The Limisphaera ngatamarikiensis nucleotide sequence CCGTCAGGGCCCGGGCCGACGTGGGCACACCGTTGGTTTGGGGCACGGCGTTTCAGTTGTTGTTCGGCAACGCCCTGCTCGGTTGTGCCGAGGGTTGGTTGGTAGCGCGGATTGCGGGTTTGAGCTTTCGGAGGTGTGTTGGTTGGATGATCCTGGCCAGCTACCTTTCGTCGTGGGCGGGATTCTGGGGATTCACTGCTCTGTTTGAGACGTGGCATCCCGACGTGTACACGGTGCGTTGGGCAGGCTGGTGTCTGCTGGTGGCCGCGTATGTTGCGACCGTGGTGCTGGAGTGGCCATTTGTGGCATTGTGTTGCCGGCGGCTGGAGCACTGGTTCCAGACCAGTGTCAAATCTTCGCTGCTCGTGCAGACGGGTTCCTACCTGGTGTTGTTTGGGGGCTTTTATCTTCTGAGCCTGAGTTGGCTTTTCGCAGGCTGGTCCTTGGTACGGCCGGCAGAGCTGGAGCTGCCGCGGAATGTGGTAGCGTTCTACATTTCGACGGATGGCAGGCACGTTTACGCCGCCAGGTTGGACGGCCAACCGGGCGTGCGGATTGCCGATCTGGACGGATTTGACCCCTGGCAGGATCACCTTGGACTGGTCCCGTCGGAAGGCCACACCAATGATTGGGACCTGGCGGTCGTGCGCAGGCAGGACCCGGTCCAGCGGGTCTGGCCGCGTGTGAGTTCGCTGGAGAAGGTTTCGCCTCAAATGGCGCAGCGTACTTCGTATTATTGGCGTTGGGGACTGAAGCCGTTTGAAGCGGGGCCCGAAGGTGGCAGCCCGTGGGAAGTTCATTGGAGCATGTGGCCGGAGATGGGCCTGTGGGCGAGGCGGGGAGACCAAATGGTAGCTGTCCGGGTGATGACGCCGTTTGGGGGATACAGTGTCTGGCAGGCGGTTCAGTTACCCGGGGACCTGGTGCTGGTGCAGTTTGAGGATCAGGTTTGTGCGGTGGATTTGTCGCGCCGGCGGATGGCCCTGTTGTGCCGGGGGATGGGGATCCTTGCGCTTCATGACGATCAGGTGGTGAACATGCCCCCGGGGCTTCGCTGAACTTCAAGGGCAGCCGGGCCGGGAGGGGCATTTTTTACGATCTCGGCCGAACGATCCGGCTTTCTGTGCGTGGCGTGTGGGGTGCGGGCCCGGCCTTTGCGGTGGGTTTGCGGTGGGGCGCCGGGGAGATTCAGCCCCGGTCGGGCGGGTCATTGTCGGGGCCCTGCCCCGGTTGAATTCACGGCTGGTAGAGGATCGCGTTGAGGATCAGGCGGGTGAAGGCGGGTTGTTGGAAGTCGCGGATGCTGTGGCCGGGTTGGAAGTAGACGATCCAGCCGGAGTCTGCCGGCCGGATCCATCCTGCGCGGTCCTGCATCCAGATCCGGCCGGTGACCGGATCGCGGTACTTGAGGCCGAGCAGGGGTGTTCGGGGGCCGATCAAGGTGTGGTTCAGGTACACCTCGGTTTGCTCGAGGATCATGCCCGGCAGGGGTTGTTCTTCGCCGCCGGTTTCGCGTCGGTAGGGAATGTTGTGGGGCCATGCGACCTTGTGGCTGGTGATGAAGTGATCCGGAGCGAGGTTGACGATTTCCACGGTGGCGGGTTCGATCCATTTGTAGCCGCCCGTGCTGACGTCGCCCTGGGGAAGTTCAACTCCCAGGAAACGGAACCAATCGGGGTTTTTGCGTTTGGCCGAGCTGATGGAGTGATGGAGCACGATGAGCCGGCCACCGGCGCGGGTGTAACGGATGAACGCCTGTTCGGCGTTGGTATCGAGGTTGCGGTGGATGTACACGATGACCGCCCGGTGGGAGGCCAGGTCGGTCGGCAACTGATTTTGGGGCACGATGGTGGTGTCGAGGTGTTCCCGGGTCCTGCACTGTTCGGCCAGGTACTCCATGGCAGGGAACTCGTCGGCGACGATCAGGACGCGGTCGCGGGCCTGGCCCGTGCAGGTGAGGCATGCAACTGAAAGGGTCCACAGCAGCCTGTTCATGGAATCGAGGATGGGAAAAGGGTACCGATCCGCAAGCGGGGTTTTGGGGAGGAAGGGTCCGGGCTTGCGCGGGTGTGTGTGCCCTCTACACTGCGCGGCTCTCATGGTGAACCTGAGCCAGTTGAATCCGCAGCAGCGGGAGGCGGTGGAGACGGTGGACGGACCGGTCCTGGTCCTGGCGGGGGCCGGCACGGGCAAGACGCGGGTGATCACGTATCGGATTGCCCATTTGATCGCGCGCGGCGTGCCGGGCGACCGGATTTTGGCGGTGACGTTCACCAACAAGGCGGCGCGGGAGATGCTGGAGCGGGTGGAAACGTTGCTGGGCCGGCGCGGCGGGGGACCGGCTGCGGGGTCACGGCCGTTGATTTGCACGTTTCACAGTTTTGGTGTGCGACTGTTGCGGCGGTACATCGAGCGGCTGGGGTACAAGCGGAATTTTGTGATTTACTCCGAGTCGGATCAGTTGGCGCTGGTGCGGCGGATTTTGGGTCGCTTTGCCGGCGGAGTGCCCCGGGTGGATCCGTGGGTGGTGTTGGGGTGGCTGAGCCGTTGGCGCAACGGTGATGTGGCGCTGTGGCAGCGGCTGGATGAGGAGAGCCGGTTGCTGGCGGAGCGGGTGCGGTCCGCGTACGAGCAGGGGCTGCGGGCCTGCAACGCGGTGGATTTTGATGACCTGTTGTTGTTGCCGCTGCGGTTGTTTCGGGAGCATCCGGACGTGCTGGCGGAGTGTCAGGAGCGGTATCGGTATGTGCTGGTGGACGAGTATCAGGACACGAACGCGGTTCAGTTGGAGCTGTTACGGTGTTTGGTGGCGCGGCATCGGAACCTGTGCGTGGTGGGGGATGACGATCAGAGCATCTACGGGTGGCGCGGGGCGGATTTGACGAACGTGTTGAATCTGGAGGCGCATTTTCCGGAGCTGCGGGTGATCCGGTTGGAACAGAACTATCGCAGCACGAACACGATCCTGCGTGCGGCCAACGCCCTGATCCGGCAGAACGCGCGACGGCGGCCAAAGCAGTTGTGGTCCCGCAGGGGTGAGGGTGCGAAGATCGTGCTGCGGGTGTACGCGGATGAGGCGGAGGAGGCGGCCGGGGTGGTGGAGGCGATCGAGCGGAAGCGGCTGTTGCAGCGGGTGCCGTGGTCGGCCCAGGCGGTTTTGTTTCGGACGAACGGTCAGGCGCGGCCCCTGGAGATGGCGTTGCGGCGGGCGGGGGTGCGGTACCGGGTGGTTGGGGGGCAGAGTTTCTTCGATCGCCGGGAGATTCGTGACGTGGTGGCGTGGTTGAAGACGCTGGTCAATCCGGAGGATGACGTGAGTCTGCTGCGGATTGCGAATGTGCCGCCGCGCGGGTTGGGGGAGGAGACGATGGAGCGTGTGCTGGCTTTGAGCGTGGAGCGGCATGTGCCCGTGTATCATGCTCTGCGCGAGGCCATGACGAGCGACCGGTTTACCGCCCGGGCACGGCAGGCGATGGTGGGCCTTGTGGAGACCATAGAGGAGGCGCGGCGGGCGTGGAGTTTGGTCGGGCCGGGTACGGGTTCGGCCTTTGGGGCGGAGGCCTGGATTGGTTTTTTTGAGCGTCTGGGGTACTTCGAGATGTTGCGGCGTTCGGAGAAGGATGCGGAAGCCGGGGAAAATCGTGTGCAGAATGTGCGGGAGTTTCTCACCGATCTGATGCAGCGCGGCAACGGGACGGCGGAGGTGGAGGGATCGGCTCTGGACCGGCTGCAGACGGCGTTGGAGACGGTGACGCTGGATGCGGAGCGGTTTGAGGAGGAGGAGCAACCGGCGGGCGATGCGGTCACCTTGATCACCATGCACAGCTGCAAGGGGCTGGAGTTTCCGCACGTGTACATTGTGGGGCTGGAGGAGGGACTGTTGCCGCATGCGCGTTCGACCCTGGAGGGGACGATTGAGGAGGAACGGCGGCTGTTTTACGTGGCGATCACGCGGGCGATGGAGACGTTGGAGCTGAGCCATTGTGAGGGCCGGCGCAAGTACGGGGACCGAACGCCCTGTCAGCCCTCGCGCTTTTTGCAGGAACTGCCGGAGGAGGTGTTGGTGCGGGTGAATTCGGGCCCGGCGGCCGCCCCCCCGGTGGATTCGGCCCGGGATTGGTTTGCGCGGATGCGCGAGGCGGTGGGTTGACGGGTTGGTTGGCTGGCCGGTTGGGGCGGGTGGGGCGGGTCAGGTTGCAGGCCGGGTGTCATGCGGGTCGAGTCCGCGGAGGTGGGCCAGGGCCTCGAGGATGGCCATGCGGAGGATGTCCAGGCACTCGGCGATGGCGGAGGGTTTGCCGGGCAGGTTGATGATGAGGCAGCGGCCGCGGATGCCGGCCGTGGCGCGGGAGAGGATGGCGGTGGGCACGCGTGGGAGACTGTGGAGGCGCATGGCTTCACCGAATCCGGGCAGTTCCTTTTCGAGGAGGGGACGGGTGGCTTCCGGTGTAACATCGCGGGGGGTGATGCCGGTGCCGCCGGTGGTGAGGATGAGGTCGCATCCGTCCTGGTCGGCCCAGGTTTGGATGCGGGTGCGGATACGGTCCACGTCGTCGGGGACCACTGCGGTGAGGAATTCGCAGGTCAATTGGAGGGACTGGCGCACGATCCGTTCGATTTCCGGGCCGCTGCGGTCTTCGTAGAGGCCGGCGCTGGCGCGGTCGCTGACGGTCAGGCGGCCGACGCGCAGGGGCCGTGTCTGCAGGAGGTGCCAGGCGGTTGGTTGGTTGGCGGGTTCGGGTTTCATGCCTTGGTTTTCTCGAGGAGGCGGATTTGGTCGATGCGCATGGTGCGGTCCACGGCCTTGCACATGTCGTAGAGGGTGAGCGCGGCGACGCTGACGCCGGTGAGGGCTTCCATTTCCACGCCGGTGGGCCCGGTGGTTTCTGCAGTGCAGGTGATCTCGATGCGGTCGCGGCGGACCCGGAACTCGACGGCCACGTGCGTGAGGGCCAACGGGTGACAGAGCGGGATGAGGTCGGCGGTGCGTTTGGCGGCATGGATGCCGGCGATTTGGGCCACGGTGAGGACGTCGCCCTTGGGCAGGGCGTTTTTGCGGAGGGCGCGGAGGGTGGCAGGCTGACAGAGGAGCACGCCGGTGGCGACGGCCCGCCGCCGTTGGTGGGGTTTGTCCGAGACGTTGACCATGCGGGCCCGGCCGGTTTCGTCCACGTGGGACAGTTGCGTCGGGCCGGGTCGGGCGGGTTTGGTTTGCGGTGCGGGATCCTTTTTCATGGTTGCAGGTTTAAGGGGAGGAATGAAACCGGGGCTGAGGGGGTGAGGGGGCCTGTTTGAGGTGGCAGGCGGAGGATGGCGTTGGCGGTGGCCAGGGCGGTGAGGTCGCCCGAACTCCGCCATGGGAGCGGTTCCAGCAGGGCCCGACCTTCGGGGTTGAGGCACCAGCGTGCGGGCCAGAAGGTTTCGAAGCGGTCGGGGGCCGCATCCAAGGTACGTGTGAGCAGGCCCGTCTTCCAGGGTGGGGTTGGGGACGGTGCGCCCTCCCAGGCCCGCAGGGCGCAATCGACGTAGATGTGCAGGCAGACCCAATGGGCCAGGGGGTTGCCGGGAAGGCCGATGGCCAGGGATCGTCCGCGCCGTGCCACGATCAACGGCCGACCGGGTCGGGCACGCACGCGCGCGATCACGACTTCGTAGCCGCATTGTTCGAGCAGGTTCCGGGTGAAATCGTGGGGACCGACGCTGGCTCCGCCGGAGATGAGGAGGAGGTCCACGAGGACATCGCCGCGGCGGGCGGGTTCGAGGATCCGGGCCACGACAGGTTCCTCCTCGGGCAGGCGCCACTGGCGGATTTGGAGGCCACGGTTGGCGCAGAAGGTTTGGACGAGGATGGAGTTGGAATCGCGGATTTGGCCGGGGCCGGGCGTTTCGGCGGGGTCCACCAGTTCGCTGCCCGTGGTCAGGTGCCAGACGGTGGGGCGACGGGTGACTTGTGGGCGTGTGTGGCCCAGGCTGGCCAGGAGGGCCAGAGTGCCCGGCTGCAGGATGACGCCGTGCGGGACCAACTCGTCGCCTGCGCGGGCGTCTTCGCCGCGCCGGCGGATGTAATCCAGGGGGGGACGTTCCCGGATTTCGATGATGTTGCCGAGGTCGTGGACGAATTCGCGGGGTATGACCTGCAATCCGGCGCAGGGGAGGGCTGCGCCGGTGGCGATGGCGACGGCCTGGCCGGGTTGGAGGGTTCGTGGTCGCCAGTCACCGGCGCGGAGTCGGTCCACCACGACCCACCGCGACGCGGGGTCATCCCGGCGGATGGCGAAACCGTCCATGGCGGACCGGTCGAACGGGGGCAGGTCTTCGGGTGCGGTAATGCTTTGACGGAGGCGGCGACCCAATGCCTGGTGGAGGGGGACAGCCTCCGGCTCCAGCGGCGGGCAAAGGGCAGCGATCTGCCGGCAGACGGCGTCGGCGTCCCAGTCGGTGTGTGGCGGTTGTGCCGATTCCTGCATGGGTCAGGGGTGCCGGGGTGCTTGCGGCGCGGGTTGGGTGCGTGGGTCCCTTGGGCGCGCCGCGATCCGGCGGGGAGACAGTAGGCGGAGGAGCGGGTAGCCGGCAAGCGCGGAGGCGGTGCAGAGCTGTGTATATTGGGCTGGAGTGTGGGTGGGGCGTCTCCGCGGGCGGGTTTGAAGATTCGGCTGGCGGCTGCGGGTTTGGGTGAGGGGGGGCGTGGGCGAGTTCGCTCAGACGTCGTACTTTTTGAAGAAGCGGCGGCGCGATCCGGAATCGGCGGGCTCGGCGTTTGAGGTGGTCTCGGCGGTTTGGTTGTCGGCCGTGGTGGTTGACGAGTCCGTGGGTGTTTGGGGCTTGTCGGTCTGCTGATCTGGGGGGTTGGTTTGGGGGGTGGCGTTCCGGTCGGCTTCTTCGACGGCGTCGACGAAAGCCAGGCGGAGGTTCATCAAGGTGTCGCGAAGGAGGCGGGTTTCCTCGGGGGTCAGGTTGCCGCGGGTTTTGAGTTCGAGCACGGCCAGTTGATCGATGAACATGCGGGCGGCGTCAAGGTCGCGTGTGGTCTGGCCGGTGGCGGGGTTGGGGACGCGGCCCATTGTGACCCGGGCCAGGTCGGCCAGTTGGAGCACGAGGCGGGCGAACAACACGGATTGTTCGCCGGCGGAGAATTCGTCGGCGGGCTGTCGGACGGGTTCGGTGTCGCGGTTCATGGGCTGCCCGGAGACGGATCCCCGTGTCGGGCCAGCTCGGTTTTGAGGTGTGCGACCAGCAGTGCCAGGCGATCGCTTGTGCGGACGCACTCCAGCAGTTGTTGCCGCACTGTGGCGGGCCCGACGAGGATCGCGCTAATGAGATCTGCCACAACGTCGGGATCTTTCAAGTCCAGGGTGTCTCGAAGGATGGCGGCCATGGCGTCGGGGCAGGGGACCAGGGAGACGACGTTTTCGGCGTCCATGAGTGTGGGGGGTGGGGGAAAGGGAAGACCGAGTTCGATGCGGCGCTGGACAAGGTCTCGGAGTTCCTGGAGGAGTGGCTGACAGTGGTTCGGAGGGGCGGGGATGGTGCAGAGGGGGGTGATGCGGTGGACGCGGTAAGGTTTATATCGGAGGGCCGGGGTGAGGCTGACGCGGATGAGGCCCTGAAGGACGACGTGGGCGGTGCCGTCGGAATGTTGGACGGCCATTCGGACAAGGCCCAGGCCGGCGACCTCGTGGGGTGTTTCGCGCTGGCAGCTGGGCTTTTGCATGGCCACGACCAGCATTCGGTGGGACTCGAGGACGTCGATCAACATGCGGCGGTGGCGGGGCTCGAAGACGTAAAGGGGCAGCAGCGACTGGGGAAAGAGGGTCGCCGCCGGCAGGGTCATCACCGGTACTTCGCAAGGTACGATCACCCAATCAATTTAGAGGCAGAAAGGTCGGGTTCAAGGGGGCTAATGGCCGGGATGGGCGCGGAGGCCCGCGGCGGGCCCGGTTTCGCCATTGTCAACCGCGCGGGGTTGGGAAAGAGTGGGCGGCGATGTCGGACGACACCTTGGTGGTGAACGAGATTTTTTACAGTGTCCAGGGCGAGAGCAGCTGGACGGGGTTGCCGTGCGTGTTTGTGCGATTGACCGGTTGTCCGCTGCGATGTTCGTATTGCGACACCGCCTATGCGTTTCGGGAGGGTCGCCGGATGGCTCTGGGGGCGGTGATGGAGGAGGTGGCGCAGCGGGCGCGGCCGTTTCGGGAAGCGGATCTGCGTGTGCCGGCGCCAGACGGGGTTGCGGTGCGGCTGCCGTTGGTGGAGGTGACCGGCGGTGAACCGCTGGCGCAGCCGGCGGTGCTGCCGTTGATGCGGGCGTTGTGTGATGCCGGGTACACCGTTTTGCTGGAGACCAGCGGGGCCTTGGACATCCGGCCGGTGGACCCGCGCGTGCGGCGGATTGTGGACGTCAAGTGTCCCAGCAGCGGGGAAGTGGAACGAAACCGGTGGGACAACCTTGAGGCGCTGCGTCCGACGGATGAACTGAAGTTTGTGATCGGGACCGTGGAGGATTATGAGTGGGCGCGCGACCAGATCCTGACGCGGCGTTTGGACCGGGTTTGCCCGGTGCTGGTTTCGTGGGTGCACCCGCTGACGCCGGCGCAACAGGATCCGGCGCTCAAACCGGTGCCGCCCGGGCAGCGTCGGTTGACACCGCGGGAGCTGGTGGAACGGATTTTGGCGGATGCTCTACCGGTGCGGTTTCAGACGCAGTTGCACAAATGGATCTGGCCACCGGACCAGCGCGGGGTGTGACGTGTGGCCGGGACCTCGGCCGGGCCGTGCGGCGGAAAGGGAGAAATGCGAGGGGAATGGAGCCGATGGAATCGGAGCGCGGGATGACGATGGGCAACCGGGGTTGGTTGGAGCGCCTGCGGGAGTACGAGGCGCCGAATGTGACGTTTGTGGATGCGGACGGTGGTTGGCCGATTGTTTGGGTGTCGGCGCGGGGGGAGTGGGTGTGGGATGTGGAGGGGCGGAGGTATGTGGATTTGACGGCTGGTTTCGGGGTGGCCATGGCCGGGCACCGGAGCCCGGCGTTGGTGCGGGCGATCCGGGCTCAACTGCGGTCGTTGTTGCACGGGATGGGGGACGTGCATCCGCATGTGGGGAAGGTGGAGCTTTTGGAGCAGTTGAGTCGGATCACGTTTGAGCGTTGGACCGGGCAGGGCGGCGGGCGGCGGTTGCGGGGGCGTGCCGTCCTGGGTTGCACGGGGTTTGAGGCGGTGGAGATTGCGCTGAAGACGGCGCAGCGGGCCACGGGGCGACCGTGGGTGGTGGCGTTTGAGGGGGGGTATCACGGTCTGGGGTACGGGGCACTGAACGTGACGCATCGGGAGTTGTTCTGGCGACCTTTTGAATCCCAGCTGCGTCGGTTTGGTTGTTTTGCGCCGTTTCCCGGGCGTGAGGAGGATCTGGGGCGGGTGGAACGGTGCCTGTCCCGGTTGCAGCGGCGGCGTGCGATCGGGGCCGTGCTCGTGGAGCCCGTGCAGGGTCGGGGCGGGATTCGGGTTCCGCCGGCGTCGTTTTTGCCGTGGTTGCGTGCGTGGTGTGATCGGCACGGGGCATTGTTGATCCTGGACGAGATCTTCACGGGGTTTGGTCGGACGGGCCGGTGGTTTGCGTGTGAACATTTCGGGGTGGTGCCGGACGTGATTTGCCTGGGAAAGGCCCTGACGGGCGGGTTTCCGCTGTCGGCTTGTGTGGGGCGCTCGGACGTGATGGAATCGGCCTGGCCGCCTTCTGCAGGGGAGGCCCTTCATACGAGCACGTTTCAGGGGCATCCGGTGGGTTGCCGGATGGCGCTGGAACAGATTCGGGAACTGGAGCGGCGCGACCTGGCGGGTCGTGCGGCGGGGATGGGTGCGTGGTTGATGGAGCGGCTTCGCGGGTTGCGTCCTGCGCCCGGGCTGGAGTATGAGGTGCGCGGCCTGGGTTTGATGGTGGGATTGGAGGTGCGCCGGAGCGACGGCGGCCCTGCGACGGCCGTGGTCCTGGACGCATTGAAGCGGATGTTGGTTCGGGGCTTTTTGTTGCTTCCGGAAGGGGCCGACGCCAACGTAGTGGCCTTCACGCCGCCGCTGACGGTGAGTCGGGCGGGGTTGGAACGTGCCGTCCGTGCGCTGGGAGAATGCCTGGACGAGGCCGCCCGGGCCACGACGCGCGAACGTCCGGATCACGCATGAAACCATCCGAGATGCGGAGCCTGCTGGAGTCGGAGGGGATTCGATTGAGCCGCCGGCTGGGCCAGCATTTCATGCATGATGCGCACCAGTTGGATCGGATGGTGGCCGTGGCGGAGTTGCAGGAGGGGATGCGCGTGTTGGAGATCGGGCCCGGGCTGGGGCCCCTGACCGAGCGGCTGTTACGTGCGGGTGCGCGGGTGTTGGCACTTGAAAAGGACGTGCGTCTGGCGCGGTTGTTGGAGGAACGGCTGGGCGGGGATCCGCGGCTGGAGGTGCGGGTGGTGGATGCCCTGGATTTTCTGCGGGAGGAGAAGCCGGATCTGGGGGAGTGGCGGGTGGTATCGAACCTGCCCTATTCCGTGGCGTCGCCGTTGTTGGTGGAGCTGGCCGGGTTGGAACGGCCGCCGGTGCGGTTGGTGGTCACGGTCCAGGCAGAGGTGGCGGATCGGATTGTGGCGGATGCGGGGGAACCTGCGTATGGGTTGTTGACCTTGCTGATCCGGCAGACGTATGAACCGGGGCAGCGGTTTCGCATTCCGGCGACGTGTTTTTATCCGGTGCCGAAGGTGGAGTCGGCGTGTGTGTTGTTGGAGCGTCGCCCCGGTGTGCCGGCGGAGCTGCGACCGGTCTTTCTGAAGCTGGTTCGACGGGCCTTTTCGCAACGGCGCAAGCAGATGTTCAAGCTGCTTCGAGCCGACTGGCCGGAGGCGAAGCTGCGGGAGGCCTTTGAGCGTGTGGGGCTTTCGCGGGAGGTCCGGGGCGAGGCGGTCTCGATGGAGCAGTACGTGGCCCTGGCCCGCGTGTTGGAGACATGAATGCGACCGAGTGGTTTGATGTGGTGAACGAACGGGATGAGGTGATCGGCCGTGCGCCGCGCGAGGAGGTGCATGGTCGGGGGCTGCGTCACCGGGCGGTGCATGTGCTGGTGTTCAACACCAGGGGACAGGTCTTCCTGCAAAAGCGTTCGCAAAGGAAGGATCGGGAGCCCGGCATGTGGGATTCATCCGCTTCCGGTCACGTGGACGCCGGGGAGGAGTATGACATGGCGGCGGTGCGGGAGTTGGAGGAGGAATTGGGGGTGAGACCCGCCCCGCCGCCGGAGCGCTGGTTCAAGCTGCCGGCCTGTCCGGAGACCGACCAGGAATTTGTGTGGGTTTACCGTCTCCGGCACGAGGGTCCGTTTGTCTGGCCAGCCGAGGAGATCGAGGACGGCGCGTGGTTTGATCCCGGTGCGATTTCCCGGTGGATTCGCCAGCAACCCGGGGTGTTTGCGCGGGCCTTTCGGTTTGTGTGGGCGGAGGTGGAACGGCGGGGGATGGAACGAACGCAGCCGGCGCAGCCATCCGGGCCGGGCGGGACGAATGCGTAACGGGCGGTTGCGGGGCGTCCGGCGTGGACGGGGTGTGGCCGCCTCGACCTGAGGGATTGCGGTGGTTAAGGTGGCGTGCATGGAACTCCGGGTGGTGAGCCTGTTGGGGTTGGTGACCATGGTACTGCTGGCGTGGTCCGTTTCGGCGGACCGGCGCCGGTTTCCCTGGCGGACGGTGGGTTGGGGGTTGGCGCTGCAGTTTGGGCTGGCGCTGTTGTTGTTGAAGACGGCGGGCGGGCAGGCGGTGTTTGAGGCGGCCGGTCGTGCGATCCGGGCGCTGACGGCGTTTGCGGACGAGGGGAGTCGCTTCGTGTTTGGTCCGCTGGCGGATGCCGCACTGATGAACCACGTGTTTCAGGGGCGTGGGCTTGTGTTTGCCATTTTGGTGACGGGGACGATCA carries:
- a CDS encoding aspartate aminotransferase family protein, whose product is MESERGMTMGNRGWLERLREYEAPNVTFVDADGGWPIVWVSARGEWVWDVEGRRYVDLTAGFGVAMAGHRSPALVRAIRAQLRSLLHGMGDVHPHVGKVELLEQLSRITFERWTGQGGGRRLRGRAVLGCTGFEAVEIALKTAQRATGRPWVVAFEGGYHGLGYGALNVTHRELFWRPFESQLRRFGCFAPFPGREEDLGRVERCLSRLQRRRAIGAVLVEPVQGRGGIRVPPASFLPWLRAWCDRHGALLILDEIFTGFGRTGRWFACEHFGVVPDVICLGKALTGGFPLSACVGRSDVMESAWPPSAGEALHTSTFQGHPVGCRMALEQIRELERRDLAGRAAGMGAWLMERLRGLRPAPGLEYEVRGLGLMVGLEVRRSDGGPATAVVLDALKRMLVRGFLLLPEGADANVVAFTPPLTVSRAGLERAVRALGECLDEAARATTRERPDHA
- a CDS encoding ATP-dependent helicase is translated as MVNLSQLNPQQREAVETVDGPVLVLAGAGTGKTRVITYRIAHLIARGVPGDRILAVTFTNKAAREMLERVETLLGRRGGGPAAGSRPLICTFHSFGVRLLRRYIERLGYKRNFVIYSESDQLALVRRILGRFAGGVPRVDPWVVLGWLSRWRNGDVALWQRLDEESRLLAERVRSAYEQGLRACNAVDFDDLLLLPLRLFREHPDVLAECQERYRYVLVDEYQDTNAVQLELLRCLVARHRNLCVVGDDDQSIYGWRGADLTNVLNLEAHFPELRVIRLEQNYRSTNTILRAANALIRQNARRRPKQLWSRRGEGAKIVLRVYADEAEEAAGVVEAIERKRLLQRVPWSAQAVLFRTNGQARPLEMALRRAGVRYRVVGGQSFFDRREIRDVVAWLKTLVNPEDDVSLLRIANVPPRGLGEETMERVLALSVERHVPVYHALREAMTSDRFTARARQAMVGLVETIEEARRAWSLVGPGTGSAFGAEAWIGFFERLGYFEMLRRSEKDAEAGENRVQNVREFLTDLMQRGNGTAEVEGSALDRLQTALETVTLDAERFEEEEQPAGDAVTLITMHSCKGLEFPHVYIVGLEEGLLPHARSTLEGTIEEERRLFYVAITRAMETLELSHCEGRRKYGDRTPCQPSRFLQELPEEVLVRVNSGPAAAPPVDSARDWFARMREAVG
- a CDS encoding molybdopterin molybdotransferase MoeA yields the protein MQESAQPPHTDWDADAVCRQIAALCPPLEPEAVPLHQALGRRLRQSITAPEDLPPFDRSAMDGFAIRRDDPASRWVVVDRLRAGDWRPRTLQPGQAVAIATGAALPCAGLQVIPREFVHDLGNIIEIRERPPLDYIRRRGEDARAGDELVPHGVILQPGTLALLASLGHTRPQVTRRPTVWHLTTGSELVDPAETPGPGQIRDSNSILVQTFCANRGLQIRQWRLPEEEPVVARILEPARRGDVLVDLLLISGGASVGPHDFTRNLLEQCGYEVVIARVRARPGRPLIVARRGRSLAIGLPGNPLAHWVCLHIYVDCALRAWEGAPSPTPPWKTGLLTRTLDAAPDRFETFWPARWCLNPEGRALLEPLPWRSSGDLTALATANAILRLPPQTGPLTPSAPVSFLPLNLQP
- the moaC gene encoding cyclic pyranopterin monophosphate synthase MoaC, translated to MKKDPAPQTKPARPGPTQLSHVDETGRARMVNVSDKPHQRRRAVATGVLLCQPATLRALRKNALPKGDVLTVAQIAGIHAAKRTADLIPLCHPLALTHVAVEFRVRRDRIEITCTAETTGPTGVEMEALTGVSVAALTLYDMCKAVDRTMRIDQIRLLEKTKA
- the mog gene encoding molybdopterin adenylyltransferase; the encoded protein is MKPEPANQPTAWHLLQTRPLRVGRLTVSDRASAGLYEDRSGPEIERIVRQSLQLTCEFLTAVVPDDVDRIRTRIQTWADQDGCDLILTTGGTGITPRDVTPEATRPLLEKELPGFGEAMRLHSLPRVPTAILSRATAGIRGRCLIINLPGKPSAIAECLDILRMAILEALAHLRGLDPHDTRPAT
- a CDS encoding LON peptidase substrate-binding domain-containing protein, translated to MIVPCEVPVMTLPAATLFPQSLLPLYVFEPRHRRMLIDVLESHRMLVVAMQKPSCQRETPHEVAGLGLVRMAVQHSDGTAHVVLQGLIRVSLTPALRYKPYRVHRITPLCTIPAPPNHCQPLLQELRDLVQRRIELGLPFPPPPTLMDAENVVSLVPCPDAMAAILRDTLDLKDPDVVADLISAILVGPATVRQQLLECVRTSDRLALLVAHLKTELARHGDPSPGSP
- a CDS encoding NUDIX hydrolase, yielding MNATEWFDVVNERDEVIGRAPREEVHGRGLRHRAVHVLVFNTRGQVFLQKRSQRKDREPGMWDSSASGHVDAGEEYDMAAVRELEEELGVRPAPPPERWFKLPACPETDQEFVWVYRLRHEGPFVWPAEEIEDGAWFDPGAISRWIRQQPGVFARAFRFVWAEVERRGMERTQPAQPSGPGGTNA
- a CDS encoding DUF1844 domain-containing protein, with protein sequence MNRDTEPVRQPADEFSAGEQSVLFARLVLQLADLARVTMGRVPNPATGQTTRDLDAARMFIDQLAVLELKTRGNLTPEETRLLRDTLMNLRLAFVDAVEEADRNATPQTNPPDQQTDKPQTPTDSSTTTADNQTAETTSNAEPADSGSRRRFFKKYDV
- a CDS encoding ThuA domain-containing protein — its product is MNRLLWTLSVACLTCTGQARDRVLIVADEFPAMEYLAEQCRTREHLDTTIVPQNQLPTDLASHRAVIVYIHRNLDTNAEQAFIRYTRAGGRLIVLHHSISSAKRKNPDWFRFLGVELPQGDVSTGGYKWIEPATVEIVNLAPDHFITSHKVAWPHNIPYRRETGGEEQPLPGMILEQTEVYLNHTLIGPRTPLLGLKYRDPVTGRIWMQDRAGWIRPADSGWIVYFQPGHSIRDFQQPAFTRLILNAILYQP
- a CDS encoding radical SAM protein produces the protein MSDDTLVVNEIFYSVQGESSWTGLPCVFVRLTGCPLRCSYCDTAYAFREGRRMALGAVMEEVAQRARPFREADLRVPAPDGVAVRLPLVEVTGGEPLAQPAVLPLMRALCDAGYTVLLETSGALDIRPVDPRVRRIVDVKCPSSGEVERNRWDNLEALRPTDELKFVIGTVEDYEWARDQILTRRLDRVCPVLVSWVHPLTPAQQDPALKPVPPGQRRLTPRELVERILADALPVRFQTQLHKWIWPPDQRGV
- the rsmA gene encoding 16S rRNA (adenine(1518)-N(6)/adenine(1519)-N(6))-dimethyltransferase RsmA produces the protein MKPSEMRSLLESEGIRLSRRLGQHFMHDAHQLDRMVAVAELQEGMRVLEIGPGLGPLTERLLRAGARVLALEKDVRLARLLEERLGGDPRLEVRVVDALDFLREEKPDLGEWRVVSNLPYSVASPLLVELAGLERPPVRLVVTVQAEVADRIVADAGEPAYGLLTLLIRQTYEPGQRFRIPATCFYPVPKVESACVLLERRPGVPAELRPVFLKLVRRAFSQRRKQMFKLLRADWPEAKLREAFERVGLSREVRGEAVSMEQYVALARVLET